The nucleotide sequence aacaaaatggatgagttggcctctgttgtggaagaagaggaaaatgaagaagaaaatttggatgatgaagaagataagagccaagaaaaaggtgaaaaaatagCAGCTTCAAAAGCAGGAGAAGCGACAACAGATGAACAAGAAGgcgagaaaaaagaaaaaactgttgaagaagaagctgacaaagcTGACAAAGACaaagttgagaaagaagaagcAGGTGAACGGaaagaagaagctgaggaagaaacagctgctgcaggtgaagaaagagaagaaggtgTGGAAGAAAAGGAAATTGAAGAAGCACCAGCTCCTGCACatgctgaaaaaaaaaaagagaagaaggtgagaatgaagaagcaGCTGGAGAAGAAGGTAAGAATGGAAAAGCGCTGCAACTGTTGAGAAAAAAAGATTTGAAGCTGACCAAAAATAtgtggtcatggacattgttgatgaaatcaacagcaACACTTGCGTTGATGAGGAACTTAAGGAAAAAAACATTTGAATCCTTAGtcgtttaatgtgttgttgaatcATGGTGGTTATGAtaggacaattttttttttatttctcaaatatgAAGGGTGAAGGATatggtggtaggatatgacaattatttttttattttataaaacttgTTATGATTTTGTAGTGAATCTGTTTATGTCAAACTGAGTTGTGGCATGGAATTTTAATATGCATggtgtggtcatagttggtacattgtatgcttgatatcatagaatgcatacttaatatttcatataccgtatgcatagtctatcattaccttggtggtttaatttaagttgacgtgttgtttaatcgactaagattctatcaaaaatagtattaacattatagaaaaatagaactattaatatttattcaatataactacatccatgttacagttttccaaagaacgaatacaagcattatagcacataacatcatttttagtacattctccctttctttgaccaaaattattttttgttttagttgatccctctctatttgggtgtcatgtagcaatattTTAAAGTGATCCCACtattcttcggcttctttgaacaaagtcatgagaaaatctttattttcttcgcattgttggagcctttgtagtagattaaattttgttaAGCCTTGAAAATTTAATGTCTCGAGTCCCGGACTCAATGTTGATGGACTGGtcggaggtgatagctcatcaagctatttaaaaaatgatcatgcaccattatcctaggaaaaatataataattacataacgcttaacttaactttttttttttaaaaaaaatacacacctcaccttcgcaattgcacaattataaaatttgcaacTAGGATTTGAATCTgtgcgtgacgtcctcaagacagccgtattcccacaatgacaaattagagtatttttagaattgaatgtttgagatgtttgcgacattgtagaatttttaaaaacaaaacaaagtgaacgaaataaaataatgagggatggacaccttataaataaagtaaaaatgaaGTGTTAACACTGATGGCTTACAAAAGTAGCCGTTTATTACCGttgaaaaagtaatttttctttttttgaactggtggtgacacttaatagattgtcgtagatcatgacctatgtccgCCATATATTAGTCTGGTCTACCGTGAACTTATACATGTAGTAGTGCATCGTTTGATATCCTTATTATGCGTAGACTATGTTGATCTATGTAAACTTCTATAAACCATCATGTGGATGtagttaaaaatgaataaataaattaaaaataaatttaaatagataataacatgttttggggctggtggaagatattaattaaatataatatgatttaaatggataatcacatattttggggctggtggaagaaaataatttaataaaaaaagatttaaatagataatcttggagtggtggtgacacttaatagaccgtcgtagatcatgacctatgtcagccatcaATTAGACtggtctaccgtagacttacTCCTTTAGAAGTGCATCGAATGATATCATGCTTATGCGTAGACcacggtgatctatgtacactgtTATAGACCATCAATTGGAtatagttaaaaaatgaataaataaattataaataaatgtggtgtggatttctacacatatGAAAGAGTGTAAACAATTTACATGATCATATTTGAGCTTAAATAAATTAGGGGatgaattaagaagtgtgtggatgggtagtggttgaatgttcaatatcgtaagagtaatgtttgtcaaagcacaagtatgttttgaggatgtgcattgtatttgatgactacacattccacatactccttccatcaccacccctaaatcaaaagagtGTTTGGAATTTATAGTGGTAgaacaatcatcatcctcaatacatacttgtgctttgaaaacattactcttagcatattgaacattcaaccactacccatccacacactccttaattcactcCCCCCCCCTCTAATTTATTTAAGCtccaatatgattatgtgacttgtttacactccttcacatgtgtagaaattcacaccacatttatttataatttatttatttattttttaactacatccaagtgatggccTATAacagtgtacatagatcaccgtgGTCTACGCATAAGCATGATATCATTCGATGCACTTCTAAAGGTGTAATCTACGGTAGACCAGTCTaatcgatggctgacataggtcatAATCTACGAAGGTCTATTAAGTGTAACCACCACTTCAAGATTATCtgtttaaatctttttttattaaattattttcttccaccagaccgaaaacatgtgattatccatttaaatcatattatatttaattcatCTCTTTCACCAGCCctaaaacatgttattatctatttaaatttatttttaatttagttattttcttCCATATGTCCTAAAacgtgtgattatctatttaaatattttttaatttaattatttactttcaccagccacaaaacaagtcataatctatttaaatcttttttaattaaattattttttaataatctgttattatttgttttaatttaaccGATGACCCATTGATTCATAACTCTACGATCGACGAATATGTAAAGTCAAGAAAATACCGTGTATACAATCGATGATAGACTATATATTACTTTTTCACTCTTCAGGAAATTAGTCAAGCTACAGCACTGTAAATTGAAAAGACATACATATTTGATTCAAGTTTTTGTCTGTAAAGAAGAGTAACCGCCACATAAAAAAACCAGGAATCACAACAAAGAAGGTACAAGTAATGTTCAAAGAAACTGAAACATAGTTATATTAAAATTGTTCATTGCATTTCATTATAAAATTAACAGCAAAAAGGGCAAAATAGAAGAAGTTTTCTTCTAACAAGATCCTACAAGAAAGCTTCTTCAGCAatgaacaaacaaaaaaaaattaaacacataaactaaaataacaaagtaaactaaattatAGGGATTGTGGGGataaactaaattatggggatggtggggggggggggggtggatgTAGTCGTTGCCGTCCATTTCAAAACGCTCCAGAATTGCTCAGAGGAAATGAGCAATTCGCCGGAGCTCACGCTCCAAGTACTGTCGATCTTCTCCCAGGCCATGGAACAGACGGTCAAAGTATTTCAAAGAAGCATCAAATCATAGGTACGAGGGGGGACTCGTCTGATAGGGCGAAGGGCAATTCTACGAACAGGCATGATTTCAGTtttgggtgaagaagaagaagaggctTTCTGATTGGGTTTAGGGATAAGTGAAGAGTTGCGTAGAAAAAGTCCCTATACTTATAGACCTATAGATGGAGTTCTTTTATGTGTCCACCCAATGGTCAGTCTACGTGTTTGAGAAGATAAAACGCTTAGTTTGCGTATACCAGAGGTTTTTCTCATTAACAGACGTTTCGTGCAGCTTTTATTAAATAGAAATGGGAAACAAGGGAAATAATTATTCattgcatcgattggagagataaggTGGGAAAATAAACAAGATAGCATGTTAGATGAGCAATAATATAAcgaatacataatattttatagaccTTGTGAAATATAAACCATAGACTTTACGTAGTCTATCGTAGACAACGATTTAAGCCAATTACAACTGAAGGTTAAAATCTACAGAAATGCACATTTAGCAACCAAAATAGTAGCTTTACAACAGAAGCTAAAAAAAGTCTATCTATGATTTGATGGCCATCCTACACGTAGTTCTTTTGTATTcgaatttcttgcatattgaacacctattcctccttttggacttgagTGTCTCACCAATGCCCTTAGTGCGTTTGAATTTCTTCCTTACAAGTTTAGGATCGTAAGGGGGTAGAGAAATTTTAGTGTCTAGCAATTCCTGAGGTACAGTCCATTCGGCCTCCAGAGGGACAACGTTAATTGCTTCCgagtatgcgaggaggtaacttttagttttataaattggcgaagagtAGTTGTATATGGAGTTACCATAACCTTCGCCATCACCATACTTTGCTTGCAAAGCTGCCATCGCATGTTTGCAAGACATTTTCACCAAGTTAAATTTTCAACAAGAAACTCCTCTCCAAGGGATTGACCTTGGCACTAATGTCATTGCCGAACACCGTGCACTGGTCGAGAACCCCGTTTGGATTACTCACATACAAGAAATCGCTCGCGCTCTtttatcccttaggatcctttccgTATAAGGCACAAATATGTTCTCTTTACCATCGACAAAGGCATGCCGCTCCCTaaatttttcaccaaattttctagcaattgaattgaatatataCGACACGGGGTACTCTCCTCCATCCATAAAAATTGAGTTGAGCGACTCTGCAATGTTTATAGTCATCACATCATACCTATTGCCCGgaaagtgtgctctactccatttGTCAAAACCAAGCACAATTTCAAGAACATGTGCTGCCTCGGGGAAATTACTCTTCAATTTCTAAAAATTAtcgctaaactcatcaaaggaataagcctTTGCCGCGACGTataatagataaagatgttctccgtAGTGTTGATTTACGCAAAGATTTTCAGtgaggtgcctcatgcaaagttCGTGATGTGCACGACTGTACATACGGGAGAAGGCATTGGCGATGCTAATGTGCCTGTTAGAGATGACACATAGATTTTGTTCATCTTCTACGATAGACTTCagcttctggaagaagaaggtccaagaagcattgTTCTCTTTATCGATCACACAAAAGGCAATCGGAAAGATATGATTTTCAGTGTCTTGTGCAACGACACTCAACAAAATGCCCCCGTACTTGCCATAAAAATGTGTGCCATTAACgacaattacctttctcatgtggcCATATCCCTGTATGAAAGCTtcgaatgctaagaagtagtaaatgaATGATCCATTCATccggtttaccatgatagagtaagaagacctCGGATTCAATAACTCCACTATGTGGAAAAAAGCCGGCAAGCAAGCATATCCGTGCTCCGGTGTCCCGCGAAAGATGTTCTTCacaattacacttcctttccaacacatccaataacTTGCGTTGCAACGCAACGTCTTAAatacaattctttgaatttctcttatgtttGGATCTTTACCTTCCCGAAAGTGATTTACGCATGCTGAAACAATCAATTCGGATGAGACTTTCTTGTGCCTGCGGGTGGCGTGTTCAACACTG is from Capsicum annuum cultivar UCD-10X-F1 chromosome 5, UCD10Xv1.1, whole genome shotgun sequence and encodes:
- the LOC124898456 gene encoding uncharacterized protein LOC124898456, which encodes MCWKGSVIVKNIFRGTPEHGYACLPAFFHIVELLNPRSSYSIMVNRMNGSFIYYFLAFEAFIQGYGHMRKVIVVNGTHFYGKYGGILLSVVAQDTENHIFPIAFCVIDKENNASWTFFFQKLKSIVEDEQNLCVISNRHISIANAFSRMYSRAHHELCMRHLTENLCKLKSNFPEAAHVLEIVLGFDKWSRAHFPGNRYDVMTINIAESLNSIFMDGGEYPVSYIFNSIARKFGEKFRERHAFVDGKENIFVPYTERILRDKRARAISSLQAKYGDGEGYGNSIYNYSSPIYKTKSYLLAYSEAINVVPLEAEWTVPQELLDTKISLPPYDPKLVRKKFKRTKGIGETLKSKRRNRCSICKKFEYKRTTCRMAIKS